aaatatttaaaaatatgaaataattgatcgttatttttaacgagaatataaaattctaaaacatATATAGTTACAACTttgcaatttcaataataaacaattattatataatattgatataacgCGATGGGGAAATGGATATAAACTATTCGTTAGCCTAATagcgattgaaaaaaatattaaaatcaccgAATAAAAACATTACATGTGTTATGattgattgaaaaagattGATTGTTGAAAACTTGTGTCGATTATAATTGTGGGAGCATGCGAATTCATGCTGCAtgcgataattatatttcatcgaaACGGTTATAgacaaattaattgtttatctcGATTATATTCAGTCCCGTTCGCCTCTTTCCTCGGCACGTTCTTCCGCTCTCGCTTTCATTCTAGTTATAAATGCTTGACCCTTACTCTTTCTAAAGTTCTCATATGGATCATTTAGATTAATACCGACGCCTTTATACTGATCATTTTTATCTCTAATTTCACCTCCCGATATTGGAGCTTCAATACCCTGTTCATTGGCACCAAGTCCCGCACCTCCCCAACCCATCTTTTTGAGCAACTGATGACCTTTGTTACTTTCGTCGAGGCTAATTTCTTGAGGAGCTTTACTGTAAGTTGATCcgctagaaaaattaattctttcaaaaatcgaacttttatacatattattttctattagtattttctattaatattaatacttacaGAAAACTGGGCGGAGTTGGACTTCTATCTTGCCTATCCATTCTCCTATCAGGACTTCGATCCTTGTTGctatttctccttcttctgcTTCTGTTATTATGATTGCTGTTACGACTGTTACGTCTATGATTGGCAGCGGGAGATCTAGATCTACTTCTACCTCTAGATCTTGAGCGTGATCTACTTCGCGATTTACTTCGATATCGTTTCTTTGGTGGACTAGGACTTTTAGATCTTGGCCTTAGAATTGGTGATggcgattttgatttttgtctTATACCAGCtattatatcttcttctttacGTTTACGTGCGGCATTCTTTGCTTTGTAATACTCGTATAAACCTAATTTTTCCCAACCGTcactgtaattataatataatattataatataaaatttaaaaattttaaatattagtctATATTTGCATTATATCTTACCTGTCCCGTGGAGAGTCATGATTTGGTGGTGCATAAAATGCTTCGACAGCAGCTACTAGTCGTTCGCTTGGAGGGGCAGGAGGTGGTAGTCTAATAGCTTCTGGATCCAAAGGTTTATATTCAGCATCTTCCAATTTGATTAACGGCACCATCAAGCCAGCAGGAAGTTCGTAATAAGGCATACTAGGCATTAAATCTTCCACAGAGGGCTCGTGTATAACAGGTGGTGGACCAAATCCAGGTGGAGGTTTTGAAAAGTCTGGCAATGGAACATTTGAAAACGGTGGAGGTTCATTTCCAGGTGGTACACCCCATCCAGGTGGTGGTTGACTGAAATTTACATCTGTGCTTATTGGAGCTGGAGGACCGGAATGACTAGGTGGCATAGACATATTCTGTTGATTCtgtaaaacaaaacaaattttatactatatgttatatatacatatatgtaaaatatgtataagagATAAAATGAACTTACCAattgtggtggtggtggtggaggagCTTTCAATTGTTGatcaattgcaattttttgttgctcgatattttgaatttgtctTAAAGCATGTGTAACAAATGCTTGATGTTGTGCTTGATAATTATCAAAAGTTTGTTTTGTTGATGTAGTAATTGGTGTAATAGCGCTGGCATGTTGTGCAACCAAATTAGCCTGATACTCAGACCAAGATGTACTTGGTTGTTtcaatttatctataattccTTCatcaaagtaattattttttgactcCCACAAActtaatagtttatttaatttattaagttgtTCTTCTGATGCAGCTAGTGAAGTGTTACAGAACATGGGAACAACAACACTTTCCATCGCCTTGCGAAGATccatagatttttttcttgcactaaagaagtttaaaattaaataccgTGCACGActaatttcgtaaaaattatcaaactttataattacaaatattatttatactgaAATTGAAGTATTAAATCTTGCATTCAATCagtaaaatatactttaatttaaaaaattcgatctctacaaatattgcaaaataaaaaatttgtatttacaaataataattatacttaccAATGATGTAAGACATCGTTGACCAAATAGATGATGTGAAGTTTATGACTAAAATTTGTTGCCTGAATCACtctgaaaaagataaatagaaattaatatatatgtatatttttaatattatattattaaaatcgaatataatttttactttttcagcAAGTGATCCGCAACGACTTGATTACTTTGCGGAGTAACCGAATTTTGGAGTATCCAGGCTTTTCCTGCACTTATGCTATCCTTTGTGCAGCTATCAATAATAGGCTGTAATACTGCATCAAATGCAGTAAGATCTGTATTTGTGCTTTGTGCACTATTTTGTAAAGCTGTTTCTTGAGCTTGTCTCACAGCATCCTCAACCCTTCCTTGTTGTTGTGCCATCAATGCAGCATGTTGCGCAGCCAAATTTTGTTCTGATTGTCTAACTTGTTCCTGTAACGTGGTCTGCTGTGACTGAAGGTTTGCCAACTCATTTTGAAGCCATCCAGGAGGTCCTCCAATGTTAACCGGTTGATTCACACCACCAATAGATGGATTCACACCTCCCATAGCACCAGGAACTGGTCCAATTGGCGGTCCTGCATTTCCTGGCCCTCCAATTTGTCCTGGTACTCCAGGTATAACCGGACCACCTTGATTTCCCACTGGTCCAATTCCCACAACCGGGTTTAATCCATTGTTTTGAGTATTTAGGCCAGGTGCAAGATTGACGTTATTCAGTGGCTGCGCGACGGTAACGGCTGTTTGCTGCTGCTGCGAAACGTTTAAACGTGGGTCTGCATTTTGCATTGGATTTATTCCTTTTTGCTTTAAAACTGTAAACGAATGACGGTGAATTATTGTAAGATGTTTGATTCCTTCAATGGATATTGAAAAAGTATACAAATAGTCCAATTTCTGTTGAGTCTTATCTTCTACCAgtgcataataaaattcttggcATTTATGagagaattatattgaaaattcggtAAGTCTTTTAGGAGCACTATAATCTTTCcctgtattatatttatatatatatatatacatgtattttttacttttttttttacagtacTAGGGTATTACAGGGTATTAGTGGGTTATACTTCCCACATAGATTGAagcaatatatcaataatgtaGTCCATATTAGATAAGCTCCAGTAAGAATCTTAAAACTACATCTTCTTAAAATCACCATTGCCAAGAAATAGAATATGTCTTTAGCTAAAGCATTCTGcttaataaatagtaatccCAAAATCTTGAAATCAAGTGCTCATATTCGATGAATAATAGTTTTGTATGTTCACTATGACGAATTCAGACCCTTTCACCCGTATCTCTTTTTCAAAGTCATTCCTTGTTCGTCGAATAAAGCATGGCCATTATGCTTCTCAATTGTTGTAGCTGTTAAGGGGCTGTATCCCACTTACTGGCTTGCTCTGTAGTCACTTTGTATTGATAGTAGTTGAAGTGCTCTCCACCGAACAGGAAACCAAATTTTGGGTTGTCCTTCTGCTTGTTTTTTGTCATCTGCTCGAACTCTGGTCCATTGCGAGCCACGAACTGAGCCAGTTTGTCTATGATGTTCCGTAACTCTGTATCTGGGTATTATaccaaaatgaaaagaattagtATGATACCCTAACAACAATGAGTtacttatacaattattacgatataaaaggcaatatttaaatacagtaCTGAAATAGgatctcttatttttaaagtatgcAGTCCTAAATCAGCCCATCGTAACCTGAAATATTGAATCTGTTTTGTAACTTATCACTTTGTAAATATATCTACGGAGATTCGCTTGAGGAGAATTTAACTCGTCGAGTGAATAGCTTTTTAATGGTAGCCTAATACGTTGCACAGGTTTACATAACCTACTATTTAGAATCTAcattttgtcttttttaaacatatctcATTATTTCCATTGTGTGGAAACTCTCAAATCCTCAATTCTGACTAACTAAAATGCTAGAACGATAGATCATAGATATTAcggttaataaaaaagatggaaCGTTATGCTCGCCCGGAGTGGGAATGTGCAAGACCGCGCTTGGCCAAATCGCCAAATCACAACATTCTTTCCTTACCTGCAGGTGCCTGGTCCATTATCGCGATTACTCTTTTACTTTCACACTGAATTCAATTacgtttatatttacttttgttAATACTTTTCCGTACACGATCGTTGTACGGATCcggaaaacattatttttttacactgAATACGACAACGCTAGACGTCGCCATTAATTTCGGAGTATTCATGCTTCAAAAGATCACCGCCAGAGCCGCTGACAAACCAATTCAATCACATGCGGAAATTCCTCCATTTCGGCTCATTTTCATTTACACTATAGAATTTACtttcttgttaattttttatatatatcatattcacGTTGATTCTCTGTGCAATAATTTTGAACGGTAAGTATTTAtaagcaaaatatatttaaaatggatcaccaaatttctatttgcacattaattttataatcttgtagcttaaacatattttttgttattatgttCATACaacattaatcaatttttgttatattatttttatttattgtttatttattaaattttaattattttttttatacactatgattaaataattttttaatatcatcaatattcttgttttatttattaattttaatttaatatttaacctTGTATCGCGTCtgtcatatattaaaaataatttttaatctatataatttttcattcattattagacaatatataaaaatattatttatattaatttttgtttatgttAGTTGAATAAATTTCTGGAATGCCTGTGGCAGAAGTAAAATCTAGTTGGGCTGATGAGgttgaagaagaaggaggagcaTTACCTCCACCTTCAGAATCCTATGAAAATGGGTTTAAAATTCTtactgaatataaatataatcaagacAACAAAAAAGTCAAAGTTGTTCGTACATACAAGATAGAAAGACGTGTAGTTTCAAAAACTATAGCTGCTCGTAAAAATTGGGCCAAATTTGGAGATTCTGCAGATGATAGACCTGGACCTAATCCTGCTACTACAGTTGGCGGTGAAGATGTCtttatgcaatttatttccagtaaagaagaagaaaataaggtTGAAGAAGATACTCTTGAAAAGTTAAAGAATATGGGAGACAAAGGTGTAGTTAAATGTCGTAATTGCAATGGAGATCATTGGACATCCAAATGTCCTTATAAAGATACTGTTCTTGCTGGaggtattttttatcattatgaatactatttgtaaaaaattatttaaaatttatccattttataCATGGAAAATGTGAATTAATTTGCAGGTAAAGTACCAGATGATAAGAAACCACTTGTTAATACTGGTGCTCCTGGAACAATGACAGAATTGAAACCTCAAGGTAGTAAATACATACCACCTGGTATGCGTGATGGAGGAAGCAAACGTGGAGATTCTATGCAAATGCAAAGACGTGACGATACTACCGCTATTCGTATTTCTAATTTGTCAGAAAGTACTACCGATGCAGATTTGGATGAATTGGTTAAGCCATTTGGATCTGTACTGAAGTTTTATCTTGCTAAAGACAAACAAACTAATCTTTGCAAAGGATTTGCATATGTACATTTCAAATATAGGATGGAAGCTGCAAAAGCTATTGCTACACTCAATGGTTATGGTTACGATCATCTTATTTTGAATGTAGATTGGTCAAAACCACAGcagcaaaataattaaaaaatattttaaatattcaattcaataattcttattatctgGATTTCAcaacatgtaaaaatatagaaaatacacaattatttaatctctACATCAGGAACAGTATATTACAATGTAcactatttcaatttttgatgtattatgtattaagAATGAATAcagtaaatatattcataagaatttttattgatagtattaataaaatttttattaaattatatttcattgaattagaataatttttttgtttcctgATATCATAATTCATtgccatttttattaattcaagttCTTGTATTCActattgtaaaaatgtaatttctatTCCTTAATATTcttgtgataaataaataatataaaattgtcataaaattttttatttattcattagatGATAATATTCATTCCAAATATCTTAgattttcctttttgtttcaaaagcaattgaaattttattaaaatatgaaacataGAGTCGATGATCCGATCTTAAATCACATCGTAATATCCAAGTtgcatgtaatatatataaaaagatacaaaCCAATTTTTATAGAACTTATATAATAGCGCTATCTCTTAACAAAATGCTCAAACATATcgtaaatattatcgatagtagaatacatttttttttaatggtcCTTGATAAGAGGTGACatcttttctcaaaatattcaaatttaaagaaaagaaatttcagcATTTTTCAAAGAGATGGCGGTATTAATCAAAGACCTtagtaaaatttactttatcatcaataatgatattccatatgttttaatatatttcgaagagATGGCGTTActaattaattagtaaaaaaaataatttatatcttttaattttttttttttagatatatttatatatctcataCAATGAGTGTCTTACCCAATATTACtgatataaaaaacttatttaaaaatttactcaatttttaaaagtttattatcttgtttattaacattaataaaattctcatgcaaatttaaaaaaaatataagaatgctGAAACATTAAGAACTGATTTTATCTCTCAAAGATGTTTCTCATCAAAAAAGagaatactttatttataattcattatacgtaaacttttatcaaaatcaaaattgtcaagattattatatctcaattttcaaaatcatcatATTCATTgtgattttgaaatgaaatataatcatttttattatcatttctatttctgatatctatgttatataaaaaagccAATGATTCATCatatcaaaaattctttcaagttaaaaattttatattttttctgattGATTCCACAATATCttatactaatttattaatgataaattttggtTGAAATCTAAATCGTCATaatctaatgaaaatataaatgatgcaAGGAAATCACCATATTCTAATTGTCTTATATAATCTTAGTTTTATccattatgttatattacaaGTAAAACCTAAAAATCAGAATACaatgttttcaaattaattacttaaattaattactttttctttttatatttttaaattaatttactataaattaaaaattagacgtaccttcaaaaatatattgtaaggatccagaatatttttcaatttttgcatACGTATGTTTATGATTTCAGCAATTATATatgacataatttttattgcattgattctcaataataaatggacgaacgaatgaatgaatttttgctaaatttgtgtgagatttatttataatcaaaaattaattttaatcgtatattCATAAcctaatcaaaaaaat
This DNA window, taken from Apis mellifera strain DH4 linkage group LG12, Amel_HAv3.1, whole genome shotgun sequence, encodes the following:
- the LOC410383 gene encoding calcium homeostasis endoplasmic reticulum protein isoform X2 — its product is MTKNKQKDNPKFGFLFGGEHFNYYQYKVTTEQAILKQKGINPMQNADPRLNVSQQQQTAVTVAQPLNNVNLAPGLNTQNNGLNPVVGIGPVGNQGGPVIPGVPGQIGGPGNAGPPIGPVPGAMGGVNPSIGGVNQPVNIGGPPGWLQNELANLQSQQTTLQEQVRQSEQNLAAQHAALMAQQQGRVEDAVRQAQETALQNSAQSTNTDLTAFDAVLQPIIDSCTKDSISAGKAWILQNSVTPQSNQVVADHLLKKVIQATNFSHKLHIIYLVNDVLHHCARKKSMDLRKAMESVVVPMFCNTSLAASEEQLNKLNKLLSLWESKNNYFDEGIIDKLKQPSTSWSEYQANLVAQHASAITPITTSTKQTFDNYQAQHQAFVTHALRQIQNIEQQKIAIDQQLKAPPPPPPQLNQQNMSMPPSHSGPPAPISTDVNFSQPPPGWGVPPGNEPPPFSNVPLPDFSKPPPGFGPPPVIHEPSVEDLMPSMPYYELPAGLMVPLIKLEDAEYKPLDPEAIRLPPPAPPSERLVAAVEAFYAPPNHDSPRDSDGWEKLGLYEYYKAKNAARKRKEEDIIAGIRQKSKSPSPILRPRSKSPSPPKKRYRSKSRSRSRSRSRGRSRSRSPAANHRRNSRNSNHNNRSRRRRNSNKDRSPDRRMDRQDRSPTPPSFLGSTYSKAPQEISLDESNKGHQLLKKMGWGGAGLGANEQGIEAPISGGEIRDKNDQYKGVGINLNDPYENFRKSKGQAFITRMKARAEERAEERGERD
- the LOC410383 gene encoding calcium homeostasis endoplasmic reticulum protein isoform X1 — translated: MDQAPADTELRNIIDKLAQFVARNGPEFEQMTKNKQKDNPKFGFLFGGEHFNYYQYKVTTEQAILKQKGINPMQNADPRLNVSQQQQTAVTVAQPLNNVNLAPGLNTQNNGLNPVVGIGPVGNQGGPVIPGVPGQIGGPGNAGPPIGPVPGAMGGVNPSIGGVNQPVNIGGPPGWLQNELANLQSQQTTLQEQVRQSEQNLAAQHAALMAQQQGRVEDAVRQAQETALQNSAQSTNTDLTAFDAVLQPIIDSCTKDSISAGKAWILQNSVTPQSNQVVADHLLKKVIQATNFSHKLHIIYLVNDVLHHCARKKSMDLRKAMESVVVPMFCNTSLAASEEQLNKLNKLLSLWESKNNYFDEGIIDKLKQPSTSWSEYQANLVAQHASAITPITTSTKQTFDNYQAQHQAFVTHALRQIQNIEQQKIAIDQQLKAPPPPPPQLNQQNMSMPPSHSGPPAPISTDVNFSQPPPGWGVPPGNEPPPFSNVPLPDFSKPPPGFGPPPVIHEPSVEDLMPSMPYYELPAGLMVPLIKLEDAEYKPLDPEAIRLPPPAPPSERLVAAVEAFYAPPNHDSPRDSDGWEKLGLYEYYKAKNAARKRKEEDIIAGIRQKSKSPSPILRPRSKSPSPPKKRYRSKSRSRSRSRSRGRSRSRSPAANHRRNSRNSNHNNRSRRRRNSNKDRSPDRRMDRQDRSPTPPSFLGSTYSKAPQEISLDESNKGHQLLKKMGWGGAGLGANEQGIEAPISGGEIRDKNDQYKGVGINLNDPYENFRKSKGQAFITRMKARAEERAEERGERD
- the LOC408386 gene encoding eukaryotic translation initiation factor 3 subunit G; translated protein: MPVAEVKSSWADEVEEEGGALPPPSESYENGFKILTEYKYNQDNKKVKVVRTYKIERRVVSKTIAARKNWAKFGDSADDRPGPNPATTVGGEDVFMQFISSKEEENKVEEDTLEKLKNMGDKGVVKCRNCNGDHWTSKCPYKDTVLAGGKVPDDKKPLVNTGAPGTMTELKPQGSKYIPPGMRDGGSKRGDSMQMQRRDDTTAIRISNLSESTTDADLDELVKPFGSVLKFYLAKDKQTNLCKGFAYVHFKYRMEAAKAIATLNGYGYDHLILNVDWSKPQQQNN
- the LOC410383 gene encoding calcium homeostasis endoplasmic reticulum protein isoform X3, whose amino-acid sequence is MGGVNPSIGGVNQPVNIGGPPGWLQNELANLQSQQTTLQEQVRQSEQNLAAQHAALMAQQQGRVEDAVRQAQETALQNSAQSTNTDLTAFDAVLQPIIDSCTKDSISAGKAWILQNSVTPQSNQVVADHLLKKVIQATNFSHKLHIIYLVNDVLHHCARKKSMDLRKAMESVVVPMFCNTSLAASEEQLNKLNKLLSLWESKNNYFDEGIIDKLKQPSTSWSEYQANLVAQHASAITPITTSTKQTFDNYQAQHQAFVTHALRQIQNIEQQKIAIDQQLKAPPPPPPQLNQQNMSMPPSHSGPPAPISTDVNFSQPPPGWGVPPGNEPPPFSNVPLPDFSKPPPGFGPPPVIHEPSVEDLMPSMPYYELPAGLMVPLIKLEDAEYKPLDPEAIRLPPPAPPSERLVAAVEAFYAPPNHDSPRDSDGWEKLGLYEYYKAKNAARKRKEEDIIAGIRQKSKSPSPILRPRSKSPSPPKKRYRSKSRSRSRSRSRGRSRSRSPAANHRRNSRNSNHNNRSRRRRNSNKDRSPDRRMDRQDRSPTPPSFLGSTYSKAPQEISLDESNKGHQLLKKMGWGGAGLGANEQGIEAPISGGEIRDKNDQYKGVGINLNDPYENFRKSKGQAFITRMKARAEERAEERGERD